TTACCGTACGCAAAATTTCCAATGGCATTGGCGTAGAAAGGATTTTTCCTGTGCACTCGCCTAAAATCGCCAAAATCGAAGTTTTGAAGCGGGGCCGTGTGCGTCGCGCCAAACTTTACTATCTGCGTAAGCTGCGCGGTAAAGCCGCCCGCATCAGAGAAAAGAAGTAGTGTTGCAGGCCGCCGCTTTTCGGCGGCTTTTTACTTTTATGGCCGATTGAAGTCGGTTGTGCCCATACTCACTCCTTTGACTTAGCCAGCATTGCAGCAAGCTAAAAATCAATGATTAAATCAACCGCAAAGAGATTTTGAATCGTAATTCTTTTTCCACGCAGATTGGGCGGGTCTTCGCAGAAAAAATGCTCCCTTCGACTACGCTCAGGGAGCGAAATCGAAACTCTGCCCTGAGCGAAGTAGAAGGTGGTGGCGCCGTCGAAGAAAGCTCCTTCATAACCAACGGTTGCTTCGGCTACGCTCAGCAACCGTTACACACCCGCTCCCTGAGTGCTGTCGAAGGCCTGCCCTGAGCAAAGTCGAAGGGGAACTGGCCTATCGAAACGAGCGCGAGAAAAAACGCAAACGAAAATCATTCGCCCCCCTCCTAAACCGCTAAACTTCTAAACCACTAAACCCTTACACTTTACCCGTCACGCGTTACGTATTCCCCCCGCAAAAACGCCGGAACTTTGGAAAGACGTCTTTTATTCCGGTAAAAAACACTGTTTGCACCATAAATACTTTGCCTTTAATCCTTTTTCACCGCTATATTACCATAAAGTTTTAAATGGAGAACGATTTGCGTGAAGTTTCTTAATAAAACACTGCTGCTGATGATTTTGCTGACAATGGGATGCGCCGTTCAGGCGCCGCCTTCCGGTGGCCCGGTCGATCGGACACCGCCGGAGATTGTTTCCGTTTCCCTTTTGCCCGGCTCCATCCATGTGCCCGTCGATTTAAAAGAGATCGAAGTTATTTTTTCCGAAAGAATGAAAGAGGGCAGCGAACGGAACAACCTCTTCGTCTCGCCGCCGGTTGAATTTGTGCACAACTGGCGTAAGGGGAAAATTTTAAAAATAGAATTTTTGCAAGAGCTGAAAGCGGAACAGACCTACGTATTTACCATTGGTCGCGGGCTACAGGATTTACGCAATAACAAAATGGCTCAGAGTTTTGCGCTGGCTTTTTCCACCGGCGACACCATCGATCAGGGAAGAATTAGCGGAAAGGTGTACGGTTTAAAGCCCAACGAAACGTTCAACATTTTTGCCTATCTGTTGTCCGATAGCTCCGCTTTTAACCCTTTTGACCAAAGGCCGGATTATATTTCACAAAGCGGCGAGGAAGGTCGTTTTACCCTTGGTTATTTGCGCAACGGATGTTATCGCATTATAGCTGTTAATGACCGAAACCACAATTTATTGTTAGACGCGGCACTGGAACGTTTTGCTCTGGGGTACACCGATGTCTGTCTGGACAGCGCCCGTCATGATGTTAGCGGTTTTGAGCTGCAGCCCGCCGGTTTTGATACCGTAGCGCCGCAGATCATCAGCGTACGGGCTCTGTTTAATGAT
This sequence is a window from Caldithrix abyssi DSM 13497. Protein-coding genes within it:
- the rplS gene encoding 50S ribosomal protein L19, giving the protein MDILHQVTANQLRMDIPEFKAGDTVAVHVRVIEGNKERIQVFQGVCIKRKGGGIHQTFTVRKISNGIGVERIFPVHSPKIAKIEVLKRGRVRRAKLYYLRKLRGKAARIREKK